The sequence TATAATCCCAAGCCGGGAACCTTGTGGAGCTGGAAGGGACCGGGATCACCCGTCATTATTAATCTGTTCACTCAAGAACCGCCGGACGGCCATCAGAGCAAACCGGGGAAAGCCACGATCCCCAATATCAACCATGTGCTGCAAGCCTTGAAGAAAGAAGCTCAGGCTCAGCAAGTCACAAGCCTGGCTTTGCCAAGGCTCGCGACAGGAGTGGGGGGATTGACCTGGGATGAAGTACAACCCGTGATCCAATCCACGCTCAAGGACCTGGGCATTCCCGTCTATGTGTATTCGACCTATA comes from Nitrospira sp. and encodes:
- a CDS encoding macro domain-containing protein, producing MIKEVTGDLLLSKAAAIAHGVSPHDDFKQGLALSLREQWPGMYKDFRHYCQTYNPKPGTLWSWKGPGSPVIINLFTQEPPDGHQSKPGKATIPNINHVLQALKKEAQAQQVTSLALPRLATGVGGLTWDEVQPVIQSTLKDLGIPVYVYSTYKKGVAAAEQA